Sequence from the Lysobacter capsici genome:
TCCAACGAAAAGGAGTTCACCGATGCCGATGCCTATGCCGGCTCACCCCGTCGCGCGCGGTCTCGCCGCGAGCCTTGCGATCGCACTGACCGCGATCGCGACGCCGGTGCATGGCGCCGGGCATTCCTGCTTCATCGACCGGGTCGAGTCCGTGCCCGAGGGCGTGCGGGTGTATTTCGATACGGCGGCGGATTCGACCGTGTCGGTCCGGCTCAAGGGCGAGACCGCATACACCCGGAGCTACCGCACCCGCGACGGCAAGCTGCGTCCGGGCGACGACGATCAGGCGGTCGAACAGGCGTTCGTGCCGCTGGCCGAAGGCGACGGCATGAGCATGCTCAACGGCCCCTATGATCGCTGCACGGTCGAGGTGGCCCGGCATGGCGGCTACATCGGCGTGCTCGCGGCGAACGTCGTCAGCGAGCCAAGCGCGTCGCGCGTGCAGGAAGAATTCATTCCCGCGCTGGTGTCGGCGACCGCGCCCCACTGAGCGGCGCGGGTGATCGCTCAGCGATAACCGGCGGCCTGCAGTTCGAACAATTCGGCGTAGCGGCCGCCCTGCGCGAGCAGTTCGGTGTGGGTGCCGCTGGCTTCGAGCCGGCCCTCGGCCAGCACCAGGATGCGGTCGGCCATGCGCACGCTGGAGAAGCGGTGCGAGATCAATACCGCGGTGGTGTCGGCCGACAATTCCTTGAAGCGCTGGAACACTTCGAACTCCGCGCGCGCATCCAGCGCCGCGGTGGGTTCGTCGAGGATCATCACCTGCGCGTCGCGCATATAGGCGCGCGCGATCGCGATTTTCTGCCACTGCCCGCCCGACAAATCCACGCCGGTCTTGAAACGCCGGCCGATCAGTTGGTCGTAACCGCGCGGCAGGCTTTCGATCACTTCATCGGCCGACGAACGCCGCGCCGCGTTGCGGATGCGGTCGAGGTCGGTCATCGCATCGATCTGGCCGACGCCGATGTTTTCGCCGGCGGTCAGGTGATAACGCACGAAGTCCTGGAAGATCACGCCGATGCTCGCGCGCAACTCGTCCAGGTCGTACTCGCGCAGGTCGCGGCCGTCGAGCAGGATGCGGCCTTCGTCCGGGTCGTACAGACGCGCGAGCAGCTTGACCAGGGTGGTCTTGCCGGCGCCGTTCTCGCCGACCAAGGCCAGGACTTCACCAGCCCGCAGTTCAAAATCGAGACCGCGCAAAGCCCAACGCTCCGCATCGGGATAACGAAAGCCCACGTTCTCGAACACGAAGCCGCGCACGATCGGCTTCGGCACCGCGACCGGGTTGGCCGGCGAGGTGATCTCGGGCTGGATTTCGAAGAACGAGAACAGGTCTTCCAGGTACAGCGCTTGCCCCGCGACCTGCGAGAAACCGACCAACAGCCCCTCCAGCAACTGGCGCAGGCGGCGGAAGCTGCCTGCCAGGAAGGTGAGATCGCCGATGCTGAAATCGCCGCGCACCGTGCGCCAGGCGATATAGCCGTACGCGATGTAGTAACCCAGCGTGCCCAGCCCGGCGAGCACGGTTCCCCATAGCGCGCGCCGACGGGCGAGGGCGCGGTTGGCGGCGAAGAACTTGTCGGCCAGCTCGCGGTACTTGGCGATCAGGAAGCGGTGCAGATTGAAGATCTTCACCTCCTTCGCGGTCTCGACGCTGGCGCCCATCTGGCGCACGTATTCGAGCTGGCGCCGCTCCGGCGTCCAGGCGAAGTTGAGCGAATAGCCCAAGGCGTTGAAATGCGCTTCGCCGATGAAGGCCGGGATCAGCGCCACCGCCAGCAACAGGATCAGCCACGGCGCATACACCAGCAGGCCGACCGCGAAGCTGACCACGGTGATGGTGTCCTGCAACTGGCCGAACAACTGGCTCATCAGGCTCATGCGGCCCATGGTCTGGCGGCGCGCGCGGTCGAGCTTGTCCTGCAGGTCGGGGTCTTCGAAGTCCTCCAGGTCCAGGGTCGCGGCATGTTCCATCAGGCGCACGCTGGTGGCGTTGGTGAACAGCTCCGACAGCAGCGAGTCGCCGTAGTTGACGATGCGGCCGAGCAGGTCGGACCCGATCGCCAGGCCGAACTCCAACGCGAGCAGCGCCAATAACGTGTCGAGCTGGCCGCTGGCCCACGCTTCGGACAACGAACCGAAGCCATGCCCGCTCGCGACCAGCCGTACCGCTTCGTCGATGATCAGCTTGCCGACGTACAAGGTCGCGATCGGCAGCAGCGCGCGGATCAGGCGCAGCCCGAGCGTGAGCAGGGTCAGCGACGGACTGGTCGCCCAGATCTGCTTGAGGAACGGACGCAGATTGCGCAGCGCGTCGAAGCGCTCGCGCAGGGACGGTTTGCCGCCGTTGCCGGGGCTTGCGTTACGGGACGGCTTGGCGGCGTCGCTGGGAGTGCTCATGCGGCGATTGTGCCCAAGTCGCGGGTCAAGGTCGTGTTTCGGCGGTGGCCGTCGCCGCTCGGCCGGCGCCGGTGTCGCGCACGCTCGTGCTTATTGGCCGGCGAACACCGGCCGGAAGAAGCTGCGCTCGTAGCTGAGGATGCAACGGTTTTCGCGGGCGTAGGCGAATGCGGCCTGGCAGTCGGGATCTTCGAGCGAGCGCGTGCGGTAGTCCTCGTACGCGGCCAGGCTGGGGAAGGAGAACATCGCCAATGCGATGTTGCTGGCGCCTTCCGAGGGCATGAAATAGCCGTGATGGGTGCCGCCGAATTTCTCGACCAGTGGCATCCACAGGCGGCCATAGTGTTCGAATTCGGCCAGTTGATAGGGGTCGATGACATAGCGCAGATAACAGGTGATCACGGCGTGCTCCGCATTGAGGTTCGGATCAATCTAACCGGGGCCGCCGACGGCGCAAGTGATGTTTGAAACCCGCGCGCGCCGGCGGCCTCGGCGAGGAACTGCCCAGTGGCGCACAAACCGCCGCAACGACGCTGTCGCCAGCGCGGGCGCTCGCGTACCGTGGCCCGGCTCCGCGAGGAGCCCATGGAACTTGCAGTGCTGATCCATCCATCGAAAAGGAGAGTTCGAATGAAGATCCAGCCGTTGAAAGGCAAGCTGTCGAACCGTCGCTTCACCGTGGCCCTGGCCGCGTTCGCCTTTGCGTTCGCGTTCGGCGCCAGCGCGGCGCCGCGCGATCTGATCGTGTGCGCGGGCGGTGTCTACTGTTATTACGATGTCCTCGAGACCTGCCGCGAGTCCGGCCAGGACGAGCATTACTGCCAGATGCTGTGGCGCGGCTGCGTGCTGGACGCTTGCCCGCAGTAAGGCGTTGATGCCGGCCATCGGCGCCGGCGCGATCGCGGCCCGCGGTTCCCAGGCACGGGGCAGCGGGCCGCGCTCGCTCAGCGGGCTCGCCCGACCGGCTCGTCAGACCGTCGCGGCCAGCTTGAAGATCGGCAGGTACAGCGCCACCGCCATCAGCGCGAGCATGCCCAGCCCGCCGACCACGCCGAACACGCAGGCGGCCAGATCGCGCCGCGGCCGCGGCCACAGCCACCACAGCGCCAGCACCAGCAAGGGCAGCGCGCAGCCCAGCCAGGGCCGGGCGATCAGCAGCGCGGTCGCCCAGGGCAGGTCGGCGCCGAAGGCGGTGAAGGTCTGCGCGAACGCGGGCACCACCAGCAGCGGCAGCAGCCCGCACAAGGCCGATACGATCAGGCCGATCGCCAGCAGCAGCGGGCGCGATCGGCTCGCCGGCGGC
This genomic interval carries:
- a CDS encoding NIPSNAP family protein, which encodes MITCYLRYVIDPYQLAEFEHYGRLWMPLVEKFGGTHHGYFMPSEGASNIALAMFSFPSLAAYEDYRTRSLEDPDCQAAFAYARENRCILSYERSFFRPVFAGQ
- a CDS encoding ABC transporter ATP-binding protein translates to MSTPSDAAKPSRNASPGNGGKPSLRERFDALRNLRPFLKQIWATSPSLTLLTLGLRLIRALLPIATLYVGKLIIDEAVRLVASGHGFGSLSEAWASGQLDTLLALLALEFGLAIGSDLLGRIVNYGDSLLSELFTNATSVRLMEHAATLDLEDFEDPDLQDKLDRARRQTMGRMSLMSQLFGQLQDTITVVSFAVGLLVYAPWLILLLAVALIPAFIGEAHFNALGYSLNFAWTPERRQLEYVRQMGASVETAKEVKIFNLHRFLIAKYRELADKFFAANRALARRRALWGTVLAGLGTLGYYIAYGYIAWRTVRGDFSIGDLTFLAGSFRRLRQLLEGLLVGFSQVAGQALYLEDLFSFFEIQPEITSPANPVAVPKPIVRGFVFENVGFRYPDAERWALRGLDFELRAGEVLALVGENGAGKTTLVKLLARLYDPDEGRILLDGRDLREYDLDELRASIGVIFQDFVRYHLTAGENIGVGQIDAMTDLDRIRNAARRSSADEVIESLPRGYDQLIGRRFKTGVDLSGGQWQKIAIARAYMRDAQVMILDEPTAALDARAEFEVFQRFKELSADTTAVLISHRFSSVRMADRILVLAEGRLEASGTHTELLAQGGRYAELFELQAAGYR